Below is a genomic region from Pan troglodytes isolate AG18354 chromosome X, NHGRI_mPanTro3-v2.0_pri, whole genome shotgun sequence.
GTGGAAGAGATGGAGGTGAAGTGGGTGCCCCCTGGGTTGGGGGATACAgatgttttcaattttctggGAGAGCAGCTAGATTCACAGGGAAGTGATAAGGGGATGGTGGTGGTTGGTGGTAGTAGTATTATCCAGAGAGGGCAGGGAACTTTCCTAAAGTTACACAACCAATCCTGGAAGAGCTGGAGCAGAGCCTGGGTCTCCAGTGGTCAGTGTATTCAGCTCTCTTTTAAATCTCCCCTCCAGGTCACAGCTACGAATGATGGGGCTGCTACAGATGGGGTCTGCCCCCAGCCTGAACCCTCTGATCCAGACGCTCAGACTATTAAGGAAGAGGATATAGTGGAAGATGGCTGGACCATTGTCCGGAGAAAAAAATGAGTGGGGATGATTGGAAATGGCTTTGGGCCCTTATTTACTGTTCTGAGAGTTGTCtgtaggggtttttttttttgaggattgcAGACCTGTGGACTGGTTACCCCATCTCCACCCTCTCCCCTGTTCCTCTGTCTGGCTCCCTCCAGGGCAAGGAAAACCTAGGGTCCTTGgtcttgggggtggggggacctTTTCCAGCATATTCCCCTGGGCCTTTAGTTAACATCCGAGTGACGAAGCCGGGTTCTCCAGTACAGTGTCTTTTGGGTGCCGTCATTGTGAGGAAGGGGatgagtgagtgtgggtgtggcTGGAGGAGGAGCTAGATGCCGGTGGACAGTGGGCAGGTGGATTTGGGGAGGAGAGGATCAGCAGCGGCAGCAGTACTCAGTGATAGGAGGCTGGCTGGGTCAGGAATGGTGAGATGGACATGCAAGTGGAAGAGAGAATAGTTGAAAATGTGAATGAAAGTAGCTCTGGAGCCTCTCCCttaccccaccccacacacacgcAACAGCTCTGTACCCCTGCCCAGAACTTGGAACCTCCCAGGAATGCTGCCTTCCTTCAGCCCAGCCTCCAGTCCTGGGTTCCCTCAGGAATTCGAAGACCTTGGCTAGGTGGTGAGCTTGGAAGAGCTGGgctttgttttctgtctcctctAACCTCTTTCCTTACTCCTTATCCCATCCCATTTGAGTTCAGGGGTGAGGCTTAAGATCTTAATAAATAATACCTTACTGCTTAATCTGTGGCTTGACCTGTGAGTAGTAGCCTTAGAATCAGCCTTCTGGGAGCTCAGCTTCAGAGTTTACAAGGGAGCAGTTTCTGGGCCCACCCTAGCAGCCTGGTACTTTGGACAACCAAACAGATGAACGAACGGAGCACAGCAGTGCTATGAAAGTTACTGTAAGCCTGaaataaactgtatttttcttaaaaacaaaaaacaaaaaacaaaaaaaaacacaaagaactgAGTATCCATTGTCCTCCCCCCCCGTTTCCCTGTCCTGCCCGCTGGCCCTGCCATGGGTCTGGACGATAAAATACTGGGTAGCCTTGGGGCCGGGTAGAAGCTGTAAGCTATGGGAGAGGCAGGAGAGGTCTAGTTGCCACCCCACGTGGAGTTGTACGTGTGAAGACACTGGCTGAGGAGGCAGGGGTGGGTCGGGGCCCCAgggtcagtggcagagctggcacTTGAATCCAGGTCTCCTACCTCTGGTGCTTTGTGGGGAACTGGGTGGAGGCAGGATCTGTGGTAGGGTATTGAGGGATGAGGGAGAAAAACGACCTAATTCAGGTAGGACTAGCAACGGCTCCCACCCTCCCTGGGGACAGGGATTAATAAAAATTGACATCACTgtaggaatatattttttaaaagcccacgTTTTGTGAAAAGATGAATTAAAAAACCCAAGACCCAGCATTCGGGATTGAAAGTGCCCGTGATGGGAGTTCAAGTATTGACTGAGCTGGGAGGGAAGGGGCTAGAGCCCCCAATCAGACATGGGCAACTAGAGTGTGGGGTGGGGGCTCCCAGTTTGTCCCAAACCCTCTAGGTCTTGTCTCGGGTCTGGGGGGATTCGGGGGGTTCAGCAGTGGCTCCTAAAGCAGCCACCGGTGCCTCCTCCATCTCCCTGTCCTCAGACAGTGTGGGCCCCGGGCAGAACGTGTCCCCTCGGCCCGCCCGGCCAAGCACAGCCATCCAGCGTCGCTGTAGTTCCTCTGTCTCAGGGCTGAAGTACCAGCTGAGGTGGCTCTGGGTGATCTTGAAGACATGCCTTCTGTCAGGCCGCTCCCCTGCCTCAGGCGGTCCCACCTCGAAGCCAATGAGGGGCAGGCTGCGCTGGGCTTTCACATCCTGGCGGGAGGAGGGACAGAGCTGGGGCCACCTTGGGGCTAGACCTTTCCCCCGCCCCAGCTTCTAACTGGTTTTGCATATGCTCTGTCTTCCGTCCCCTACTTAGGAACTCCCCTACTCAGGAACCTTCCGTGGCTCCAGTGTTATCAACAGGAACATGTCAGAACTGGGGCTAAAATGCAGGCTGGTTTAAATACCTGTctgcccccgcccccgcctcTTCTCACAAAACTGCTGGGC
It encodes:
- the TSR2 gene encoding pre-rRNA-processing protein TSR2 homolog isoform X2; translated protein: MFHHFQRGDGAALREMASCITQRKCKVTATALKTARETDEDEDDVDSVEEMEVTATNDGAATDGVCPQPEPSDPDAQTIKEEDIVEDGWTIVRRKK